In Acinetobacter wanghuae, the sequence ACTAGTTTTTAATTGAGCGGTTTCAGTCTAATATATCATTATTATTACTTTAAAATAAGTAATTTAGTCAACTTTAAATTGGGGTGCCAATGATGAGTCAGTTTGCAGAAAAACTTGCTTGCATTGATAAAAATAAGTATCTAAGAGGTGTGCTTCTGTTCATCACGTTGACTTTACAGACAACGCTGAGTTACGCAGATGCTCAAAAAAAAGCCAAGTGGTATCGCTATTATGACAGCAAAGGTGTGGCAAATATCAGCACCAATGTGACACCTAACCATATCCGTTTTGGCTATGAAGCACTCGATCAAAACATGCAAGTGATTCAACGCGCACGCCCCTATAATGTCGAAGCTGATATTCGACAAGCACCTCAACGTGCTATTCAGGCACAGCGCAAAGCCGAAGATAGCAAACTAAAACGTGCTTATAATAATAGTCATACTGCGACGCAGAAAAAACAGGAAGCACTTACCCAAATTAAAAAACAATTGGTTTTTCAGCAAGACCAACTCAAACAATTACAAGCCGATCGCGTCATGTTTGTACGTCAAGAACGTGAGTTTGCGCGAAAAGGAAAGACTGCCCCTGAGCACTTAAAGCTTACGCTGCAAACCAACCAAAATAACATTACAAAGCAAAAAGAAAATATTCAATCTTTACAAAGTCGCTATCGAAATTTAGAAGCCGAATACGACAGAATAATCAGTCGCTTAAAAGCACTCGAATAATCCAGTCAATTCGGGCTTTTATAGACGGCGCTATAAAGGACTCTTATGCAACTTAAATCGCACACCATGTTTCACCTGCTTCAATCCTCTCGCTTGGCTTTGATTGTCGGAATTTTAAGCTTCAATTTTGCCCTCACGGGCTGTGGTCAGAAAGAACCCACTCAAAAACAAGCAGAGCCACAAAATATTGAATTAATTGCCCAAGATTTAGTTGCAGTTCAATCGGGTGACTCTGTGCAAATGACCGCCTTCACTGGGACGATACGTGCAGTCAATCAAAGCAGCATTCAAGCCCAAGTAAGCGCAACTGCAACTAACGTCAATGCACAAGTCGGTGACAAAGTTCAAAAAGGGCAAATCTTACTAAGACTGAATAATCAGGACAATGCAGCACGTTTAGCCCAAGCCCAAGCCAATAAAGCCTCAGCACAAGCGCAAGCCAACCAAGCGAAATTGATGATGGAACGTAAACTACGTTTACTCAATCAAGGTTTTATTTCCAAAGTTGAATATGAACAAAGCCGTGTCGATTACCAAGCACAACTTGAAAATGCCCGCGCCCAACAAGCCAATGTCGATATCGCACTCAAAGCGGATCAAGATGGTCTCATTAAAAGTCCAATCAGTGGTGTGATCACTGCGCGCCAAGTTGAACCGGGTCAAACCGTTGCAATCGGGCAAACCTTATTTGAAATTGTAGATACCAATCAACTTGAGATTCAAGCCAAAGTACCAAGCGATATGCAAAGCGCGCTCAGTGTTGGCAATCAAGTGGAATATCAAATTCAGGGCAATCCAAATCGTTTAACTGCGGTCATTAGCCGAATCTCCCCAATTGCTGATCAAGCCAGTCGTCAAATTGAATTCTTTGCTACGCCAAAAGAAACCTTGAGTTCACTGAGCATTGGTTCATTTATTGATGGTAACATCATGAGTTCACAGAAAATTTCGGGACAAATTGTGCCACTCGATCTGGTCAAAAATATTGAGTCACAACCCTATGTGTGGATTGTGCGTCAAAATAAAATCATGAAAGTTCAAGTTGAACTATTAGAGCAACGCTACAAAGACAATATTGCGGTGGTTAGAGGATTAGAAACAGGCGACCACGTCAGTCGTCTCGAATTTACCGATGCTGATATCAAAAAAACCGTCACACTTGACTCAAAACAAAAATAATCAAACAGGATCTTTGATATGTGGTTGACTCGAATCAGTGTGAAGT encodes:
- a CDS encoding efflux RND transporter periplasmic adaptor subunit gives rise to the protein MQLKSHTMFHLLQSSRLALIVGILSFNFALTGCGQKEPTQKQAEPQNIELIAQDLVAVQSGDSVQMTAFTGTIRAVNQSSIQAQVSATATNVNAQVGDKVQKGQILLRLNNQDNAARLAQAQANKASAQAQANQAKLMMERKLRLLNQGFISKVEYEQSRVDYQAQLENARAQQANVDIALKADQDGLIKSPISGVITARQVEPGQTVAIGQTLFEIVDTNQLEIQAKVPSDMQSALSVGNQVEYQIQGNPNRLTAVISRISPIADQASRQIEFFATPKETLSSLSIGSFIDGNIMSSQKISGQIVPLDLVKNIESQPYVWIVRQNKIMKVQVELLEQRYKDNIAVVRGLETGDHVSRLEFTDADIKKTVTLDSKQK